CTTAAGGTGTAGTACACTCCCCTGCCTAGTGATTAACAAGTGCAAGCAAGTATTCatgaaaacatttcaagcaagtcaccactcgaacggctagtgcgataaagtacacactgctcacttcgatggatcagagaccattttttttcccaaatatcacatatcaagtcaagaaagcgctttaatcaagtaagcatagaacaagcagggacactcaccaagagtgaagtcacaagtcaagctgggaatcaaaatccgcgtcctcgctaaatTCTAGAAAACCAAATTCTaggtttataaatataaaagattcCCTAGTATACAAATAGTTTATTTTCTTGAGATAATTCGACAATCCACTTAagattaaaactagtaaaagcAGCAAAATATTTCGTATAGTTTCCTTATgttacttttctttctaaagATGTAACTAGAGCTACTTTACTTGAATAAGTTtgcttgccgaacaagttttcctCTAGAATAGCTAGCCAGGACaatttttaaagaaagaaaaggaaatagaataaaacctggGGTTTTGAAAACTAGTGAAATCCTTTTCTAAAAATGGTAAAGCTAATTTAAGCCAGGAATAATTTTacgaaaaacttaaagtttagaagttaatacgattatttcctaaaagtaataaaactagtttaagcaaagaaaagaactaactagttagcaaggttttttttttaaaaaatcccGACACTGGAATTTCTAACATTATCGTGCTACATTAACCTTTGTAGTTCAGTACTAGACCAAATATATTCACGTAGCTTGATTTAAAAATACTCAAGTTCATAGGATCAAAACGGACTTCATGATTCCGATTCACATGCACATTATATCTCAGTTGACCACTACagcaaaattattttttttcaaatagcaATCTCACTAAGACTttgtcaatcattagccctagatctCAATAAATCCGttttaaatcagaatttgaacAAAATAAGTCCAAGGCATCCAACACAATCCCATCAAGATTCCCATTtttgtaaaatatatatatccaaacgaccaaggcttcatcaatcattagctcttggtatccaacaattatttcttacaacaatttagccaaaatttcaAATGTTTAAAATCACTAACATGTATTTGAAACCAAGGATAAGATTTGCAAACAACCTCAGTATCCAAGATTGCCACCAATAATCTCATTACACGTATACAAATGCAGATTaaacattttccagcaatttataTTCCAAGGTATCTGTTCCAATGCCAAGAATTTTCATCTCAACATTTTGGCCATAGAGATTAAATGGTCACCCCAACTTTCACATGCATGACCCTCTTAAAAAGTTCTAGAGTGAAATCAACAAGTGTGGAATATTTTACAGCTTGTCAAGCTTTAAATGCAACAATTTGGAATCCCAAGTTTCctaaagaaaactggaaaaattctttctCCCTTCCTCGGATAAATTGAAACATTTCCAGCAGCTATGTGTCAAcaatttttggccaaatttgccAACAATTCAAATGGTTTACTACTGAATGTCATACAAGACTTAAAAAAACATTTTCCAGGCGTTTCCATCCATTATACTccaagaaaatttccagaaacaaactgcaaaatttccagctcaaccTCTCGGCTACTAACAAATTTTCCAGCAGCCAAATGGTCCTAAATCCAAACTTTCCTCGTTTAAAATAGGGTATTAGGTACTCAAATTGGACATGCAAACACTTAGCTAGCTAattaatgtgacagccccaccttcccctaagacgTACCAAAGgagttagcggactgcctgcccagctctcgccaggactactagaACGGTAAAACACCAACTCAAGTCGCTCGGGAATCTATTAGTGCGCTTAACCAAACCAACAATCGAGAAACGGAaaaacaaaagtcaaaacataaaatgaatagtgactgccacatCACGATCCGCCAGACCCAATCAAATGCAAATAACTTTTTACAATCCCTGAaaggaatatatatacaaaCCAAGTATAATACATGGAACATGAATACACACACACTGTTACAAACCACATTGGTatgattacaagccaaaaggaagcatttaaatccaagtacaattaaggttccaactattgaggagctatacaacaTCTCTCGACTAGCTctactcaactcattcttcaaaatcaaaagtccaaaagataattccctgtaaggaaaacaaaaattaacggagtgagctttcgcccaatgaggtaccatcacgaaaatataccaggatcacataaacacaagaatatgCAGTCCAAATACGCACGTCAAGGAAGTAAAAGCAACAACACCCAAGTGTagggaataaaaggatacggatggctctcaagagcacTTTTCCCCttttgccatacttgatctcatctcattgactctccgtcaatgtataccaAGTAATCAggaccgtagactcctctttactccaattatccgtccacctcactttccccttaccgggcccgaacaccaaatagtacagaattggtattacttgagtataccggaatcaagggtctcatacccaaagattcccaattacagtccccatggcttgtcaaatgtccccgaccaagtccttactggctcgagtccattgacttccaatgaggtagagctcagagtgaACAGTAAAGGTCCAGAGTTATAGTAAAGGTTGGtatccaagcgacaccaaatcaCGTACAGTCAAGAGTATTCAAGTAATATCATAAACAGTCAAGTAAGCCTAATATAATAACCAGTCAAGGAGgccagagagtacgagagtggtaaagtacaccctcgcctcacctagctcaaacaatcatcacaactagtccaaatcacagaattcaagtacaagaaagccacaCAAACAtatgagtagtacactcaccaagtcaaacaaagtaatttcacaagttttcacCCGAtgtgagcctcggatcaccgaCACGCCctataataatcaagaaagtacaattaaCACTCAAACACGagtcgaatacctttttctaggaactattaaggcaagaaccaaatatagcttggaaatgaaaaatacataacatttagggttaCGAGTAAAAACAAACCCTAAAACCATTCATTCTATCcaatctcaacccaactcacaagAATCCAACACCCTAGAcacttggacagcatttcccaaaaaatttcagcttttccaacctacaaaacaaccattaaaagccatccaacacaaccacaagcacccaaacaatTTATAAGCTATTCAATATacttcattagggtcacaatacccctcAATTATAAccaattagaagctcaacaatcaaccatagaaaacccccaatttgaaaccctaaatctgaaattttccgcacaagcggaaattttccgcaaataaccatAATTAACgtacaagagagctatttaacaccatttagaaccatcaattcaagcccaaacatatccatcataggaaaacagaaatattcccacaaaaatcagaaaattagctaGCTTCgctccaatccaccaaatcttccgtAAAATCACGTATATAGCtactataaggcaccaattggccaaaattagcaacaaaagataagttccaagcaagataccttagttcttcaagaaaggttgtagcttaggaggttttcttccaaaacaacaccaCCAAGCTCTTCAAACACCCTTAGCAAGATGATtttatggactaattcaagaaataatCGGTTAGttctcaagatttgagcaaggatttgaagatgaaaggttgaaggtttctttcctttgcttccAAGGGAGTTTCAGCCAAGAGAGATGAAAGAGTGAAGAtgatttggtcaaatttggacTTTTGGTAAAGtttaaagaaagttaggcaaagtTAGGCAAGTTTAATCCAACAACAattggacacttggcactttaTTTTTGCTTAGAGTTATCCTCTTATCCCTccatggttaatccatctaggtaacctctaatcaACTCCTAACACCTCGTAATTAAATCCCTTTACGcaaaaatttaacctaattggccgaatttctctcacttaatgcacgagcgggtcccacgtccaatatacattctaatttctcacgaactaccttatactagaaaaatgatttaaagactatatttactgataaaatgttgataaaagtaatataataaagaaaagaaaagaaaacgggtgcaccaaaataaaataatacctaaataaattttttttttctgggttctcgcaattaacatttccagttcaagATTAAATTCGAACAACAGCCATACTCATCaaatttttcagaaatttttCCAGCTAGCCTCGGATGATCTTGCATGCAAGctgatttcatttcatttttatttttcttgcctAACCGATCTAACTatcctcatgcaagacttaatcacTTAGTTTTTAGTTGGTTAATCACAATTGTAAGCTCAGATCATTacaataaagcaaattaaaagCTGCATTTCCTAATCAATTCACGGCAATTTCCATTGCCATCAAACCAGATTTTTCTCATGCCcttgatttcatcatccgaaCGCATAAACTCAACATGCAAGTCTTAATCCTCTTATTTTTACTTAGTTAATCACAATTGCATGCTCAGATTGTCAAGAAATAAATGAATTAAATCAGCATTATCTTATTAACTTCTCGGCAAACCCATTTCCTGCGCACATcagaattttcttttcctaaattaCTCATCCGAATGCCTAAACTCAACATGCAAGCCCATCAATCACTGCATCTACTTGAAATCAACGATTCTAAGTCCAGAGTTTACCTCGAACTGAAGCTTACTCACGCGGCACAAAAACTGTCAAATTTTCCTCTCGGCTCGCGCGAAGATTGGAGGTGTTGGTCTGATTTTGGTCGCGGGTGGCAGTTGTGGTGTTGCTGCTGGAACTAATGAAATGGTTGCAGCTGGTGGAGGTGAAGGTGCAGAAAGAACTTATGCACGGCCTCTCCCTTTCTTCCCTCAGGCTCACGgacagaaacagaaaaggttgcAGCTCgcgattttctttttcttactcTCGGATGCAGAAGGCAGCTCTCTCTCTCACGGTCAATATTCACGAGGTGAAGTGTTGTGTCTGAGGCGTGGTGGTGGAGTGAAGATGGGTTGTGATTGAGGTGAGCTAGTGGAGAGTTTGTGGTGCGAGGTTGAGGTAGAGTGTTTGTGAGAAGAAGATTGCATTCGGTCGAAGCTGAACTGTTATTGTTTTTAAGGTTTAGCCGAGCTGGAGTTGGTGGTTGCATGGTCAATTTTTGGGATAGTAGAGGGTATTTTAGCCTTTTCACGTTTCCTCCAACTTTCTACTCAAGTTCTCAATTCTAATCAAATCCCAAAGCTTACCCCAAAAATTAAACACCTAATAAAATACTAATCTCGCAAAGATTCAATTATCGAAATTATTACGTCCTAAGTATACTTGGTATACTTGTATCGATTTTATCTAAAATTTATCGATTGCATCTTAATACTAAGGTTCCTATTAActcttaacattattaacgattaaattagctatcggaattcaaagaatttattttaaagcaATAGAATTAATCCAGCTCGAGAAATACTAATTTAGTATAAGAAAACCGAATAATTTAATATTTGGCACAATTATCTTATTTATTACATAAAAATTATCCTTACACTCTTATTTAAAAACAAGTAGTTataatgctagaatttattaaagaattaaaaatgcaaatgaaatatgcatggatatttatatatatttcgaggttctcacatcctcccctacttacaatgaattttgtcctcaaaattctcactTTCTAAAGAAATAAATCGGGGTACTTTTTCTGCATTTCCTCTTCTAGTTCCCAAGTTGCCTCCTCTAAGCCATGATTTTTCCATAAAATCTTCACCAAGGGGATTTTCTTATTCCTCAgttccttcatttctttttccaaaatcttgacTGGTCCTTCTTCATAGGTTAACGTCTCATCCACCTCAATTCTTTCCAATTGCAACACatggcttgggtcatggtgatATTTCCTAAGCATAGAGACATGAAATACATCATGAACCTTAGCCATACTTGCCGGCAACTTCAACTGATACGCTATTTTCCcgattcgtttcaaaatttcaaaaggtccGATATATCTCGGTTTTAGTTTCTTCCCCTTCTTGGACACTACTCCGCTCTTCAGGAGTTTAATTCTTAGGAAAACTTTGTCTCCTACCtcgaattccaaatcttttctccttgtgtcgacgtagctcttttgtcgactctgGGCAACTTGAAGTCTTTCTCTAATTAGCTTCActttttcttgagcttcttcCATCCAAGGTATAGCTGTTGGATCCAcaattttcttctctcccacttcattccaatgaatcggagatcgacaccttctcccGTACAACGCTTCgtaaggtgccatttgaatcgaggcatgatagctattattatacgcaaattctactaaggtcatataTTGACTCCATTTTCCcccaaaatccaatatacacgacctcagtAGATCCTCcaaagtttgaattgtcctttccgactACCCATCGGTTTGAGGATGGTATGCAGTACTGaatttcaacttggtccccaatgactcttgaaatttctgccagaaACGCGAGACAAACCTTGGATCTCGATCAGACACAATACTTATGGGGataccatgcaatctcatgatctcttctgtgtacaacttggccAATTTCTCCAAAGAAAAGCTCATGCTCACAGGTAGAAAATGTGCGGACTTGGTAAGTCGGTCAACTATCACCCAAATCGCATCGAATCCCTTTTGACTTCGAGGCAACcccgttacaaaatccatggttatatgttcccatttccattcgggAATTTCTAGTGGTTGCAATAGACCAGAGGGTTTCTGATgctcagcttttacttgttggcagatCAAACATTTCTGTACGAACTCCGCTacgtcctttttcaaaccgTCCCACCAGTATAACTCTTTCACATCGTGGTACATCTTATTCACTCCTGGATGTATGGTATACTTtgatcgatgtgattcttctaaAGTTTCATTCCTTAACTTTTCATCTGCCGGAACCACAATTCGATCTCGAAATCTCAACACACCTTCAGACCCTAATTTAAAATCTAgggtttcccctttttgcactttctccaCATTCTTTTGGATTACAGGGTCCCTTTTCTGGGCCTCCTTAATACGCTCTAATAATGGTGACTTTAATGACAAATTCCCAAATAATATCCTCAATctctccaagcgagggttccaactACTAACCTCCTCTAGCATGTCCCATTCCTTAACCATTAACCCCGCTACTTGGGCTTTTCTACTTAGAGCGTCGGCTACCACATTGGCCTTTCCTgggtggtagttaattgaacaatcataatcttccaaaaattctacccatcgcctctgcctcaaattcaattccttttgggagaacaagtacttGAGGCTCTTATGGTCCGTATAAACTTCAAAAGTCATGCCGtacaagtaatgtctccattttTTTAAGGCAAAAATCATTGCAGCCAGTTCTAAGTCGTGCGTTGCGTAATTTTGTTCATGAGGCTTCAATCTTCTAGAAGCATAGGCAACTACCTTACCTTTTTGCATCAAAACATATCCTAGACCCTCTCTAGAAGCATCCGAGTATACGGCATAACCTTTTCCTCCATCAGGTAATACCAAAACAGGAGCGGATGTTAATCGCTTCTTTAACTCCCGAAAACTCGACTCGTACTTTGGAGTCCAGATAAACTTGTTACCTTTCTTGGTCAGCTCggtcataggtccagcaatcttcaaaaaatccttgataaaccTCCTATAATAACCTGCTAATCCCAAGAAGCTTCTAACTTCTGTTGGAGTCTCCGGTTGTTTCCACAACATAacggcctcaacttttgccAGATCCACGGCAATTCCCTCTTCAGAAACTTTATGCCCCAAAAAAGATATCTcttccagccaaaactcgcacttactgaaTTTGGCATACAACTTATGCTCTCTTAGTATCTGTAAAACTAGCTCCAGGTGCTTAACATGTTCTTCTCGAGTCTTAGAGTATATCAAAATATCATCGATGAAAACCACTACGAACTGATCCAAATACTTCTTAAAGACTCgctgcattaaatccatgaaagcagctggtgcgttagttaatccaaatggcatgactgcaaattcaaaatgtccatatcttgtattgaaagcagtcttgggtatatcttcTTTCTTAATCTtcaactggtaatacccttgcctTAAGTCCAGCTTAGAGAAAACTACAGATCCTTGCAACTAATCAAATAAACTATCGATCAAAGGTAGAGGGTATTTAATCTTAATTGTAACCTCATTTAACCCTCAGTAATCGATACATAACCTCAAGCTTCCGTCCCTTTTCTTGGCAAATAGAACGGGTGCTCCCTATGGTGAATCACTTTCTCTAACGAAACCTTTCTCCAGTAGGTCCTGCAGTTGAATTTTCAACTCTTTTAACTCTTCAGGAaccattcggtacggagtcttaGAAATCGGAGCCGTTCCCGGCACCAAGTCAATCTTGAACTCCACTTCTCTCTCCGGTGGTAATGTCTTTAATTCTTCAGGGaacacgtccggaaattccCGTACCACTAGTACATCTTCTAACTTCACTTGGTCACTAGGAGCGTTAATCAGGAAGGCTAGGAAACCTTGTGCTCCTTTATGTAACATTTTCCTCGCCCGTATTCCCGAGATCATAGCAGACGATGCTAACCTACCTTTCACATCtaatttcagggttgcttccccaggaatccaaaattctaccacttttgctctacaatcaagcttagcatggtaatgagctagGAAATCCATTCCTATGATAACATCATACCCTTTTATGTCCAAACTGACTAGGTCTACTAGCATCTTACGCTCTCCAACCCAGAATTCACAGTTCTTATAGGCTAGGCTAGTGATTATACTCTTATTACCCATaggtgtcctaacttcaagatcgaAGGGTAATCTAACAGGTTTCACATCAATTCCGGACATAAAAGTTGGattcacaaatgaatgagttgcaCCAGGGTCAATTAGGACTCTAGCTAATCGATGAAAGATTGGAAGAGTACTTTCTACAACTTCCGAGGAATCGGGTACAGGTTGGTCATCTATAGCATACACCCTGGCAGGAACTTTCGGCCTGCTCCCTCCAGAAGTGGCTGGTCTAGCGTTCGGGGTAACCTCTTCTTGCAATTTTGGGCAACCGAAAATTTGGTGCTCACTGCTTCCGCACTTCAagtactttccttgtttcttccAGCATCCGACCTCGGAATGTCCAGGTTTCTTGCAATACGCACAAGTTACCTGGGGAATTATCGCAAGACCTCCTTGCGGGGCGTTCCTAGGTTGACCCCTTCCATTTGATCCCCCTCTAGCTCCATTATCTCTCCCCCTGTACTTCTCGCCCCAGCTCCTCTCGCTAGAGCGCCTCATGGTGCTCCAGGGCTATTTATTCCTCTCGTTCCTCGACCCACTTTGGCCGGTGGAGCATTTCCATAAATTGGCTCCCTACTACTACTAGGggcaaatcttttcttggcctGAAAAGATTTAACTTGGGCTCTGGCTACTTCAACCCTTTGGGCTCTCTCGACAGCATCGGCAAATGTGTCTATCCGAACTGCAGCTAAtccctcctggatttccacgtttagtccctgcacaaacctccttacacgcctttgctccgtggctatcaattcaggagcaaaacggGACAGTTTCGTGAATTGGA
Above is a genomic segment from Coffea eugenioides isolate CCC68of chromosome 5, Ceug_1.0, whole genome shotgun sequence containing:
- the LOC113771252 gene encoding uncharacterized protein LOC113771252 is translated as MRRSSERSWGEKYRGRDNGARGGSNGRGQPRNAPQGGLAIIPQVTCAYCKKPGHSEVGCWKKQGKYLKCGSSEHQIFGCPKLQEEVTPNARPATSGGSRPKVPARVYAIDDQPVPDSSEVVESTLPIFHRLARVLIDPGATHSFVNPTFMSGIDVKPVRLPFDLEVRTPMGNKSIITSLAYKNCEFWVGERKMLVDLVSLDIKGLASSAMISGIRARKMLHKGAQGFLAFLINAPSDQVKLEDVLVVREFPDVFPEELKTLPPEREVEFKIDLVPGTAPISKTPYRMVPEELKELKIQLQDLLEKGFVRESDSP